The Methanothermobacter sp. CaT2 DNA window AAGGATAGCCCCTATCAGGAAAATCACTCCTGAAAAGGCAATAAGACCTGCTCCCAAAAAGAAATCTCCTGACATGACTTCAGAAGGCGTTTCTAAATCTAAAAGCACTGAAACTCCCCGTAAAAGGCTGTTCAGCCTTCCAAAACTGAGAAAGGGTAAGGAGGATGAATCTAAAAAGGGCAGGGGTTTACCACCTAAAAAGAAAGCACAGAAACCAGTAAAACCCGCCCCAGTCAGAAGAACACCCTCAAAGACAGATAACAGCTACGTGACAGAGAGGCTCAAGAAGCTCAAGCAGGAGTACATCGAGAATGTTGATGATGTTGAGGACCTCCTGGAGGAAAGGCTGGATTCATTCAAGGGGGCCATAAACAGGATAAGGGCCGAGACAAGGGAGCCGAGCATAATATGGTCATTTGATGCATCAGATGTGCAGGATGCAATGAGGGAAACCATAACGGCTGCTGAAGAAAGTGTTGTCCTCATGTACCCATGGATAAGGAACATAGATGTCTCGGTGCTCAAGAAATTCATGGATACAGAGAGCCGCCTAATAATACAGGAGGCCAGTCTTGATGATGAGGCCTCGGTGGAACTCATAAAGGTCTTAATGGACAATAAAGTTGAGATAAGGACCATGCCCCATATACATACCGTAGCAGCGGTTGCAGATGATAAGAACGGCCTCATAATATCAACTGACCCGATATATGAGAGTTTTGAGGTTGGTGTTATCTACAAGGACAAGAAATCCATATCTGAAATTAAAAAACTCTTTGAGGAGGCATGGAATCTTTCAGATGAAATCAACCTGGAGGGAGTTTAGTGAAAATTCAGTGGTTTGGACACTCGGCATTTGAGATAACATCGGATGATACAAAAATACTCATAGACCCGTTCATAAGCAACAACCCTGTCTGCAGCACTGCGGTGGAGGAATTTGACCCCGATGTCATCTGTGTAACCCATGGCCACGCGGATCACCTGGGCGATGCCATGGAAATAGCCGACAGGTCCGGGGCCATCTTAATAGCAAACCATGAGCTCTCGGTTTTCTTCGGAAGGCAGGGGCTTGAAAGTAACGGTATGAACATCGGCGGAACTGTTTCTATTGATGGAATCACCATAAGGATGGTGGATGCCAAACACTCATCAGATATAGACTTCACAGAGGAGGTCACATCAGGGGGAAGCGCCTGCGGTTACATCATTGAAACCCCTGAGGGGAAAGTGTACCATGCAGGTGATACAGGACTGTTCGGGGATATGAGGGATGTTATAGGTGCCATTTACCGGCCCGAAATTGCACTTCTACCCATAGGGGACCGCTACACAATGGGGCCAGAGGACGCATCCATCGCCGTGGAATGGATAAAACCAGAAAGAGTGTTTCCCATGCACTACAACACATTTCCAGTAATTGAACAGGACCCGGAGATCTTTGCTGAAATGGTAGGGAAAACCTCCCCTGACACAGAGGTCGTTGTCCTTGAGGTTGGGGGAGTCTATGAAGATTAATCATAAAGAAGTGATAAGGATGGCAAATTTTTTCACCAATTTCCTTGATAAACTGCTTGGAAGGAACAAGAAACTGAAGATAGGACTCTACGGTCACCCAAATTCCGGCAAAACAACCCTTGCAAACAGGATGTGTGAGGACTGGCTTGGAAAACCCCTTGGGCTGACCTCAGAGATACCACACGAGACAAGAACGGTGTACAAGCAGGAGAGAATCACCATAGAGAGGGATGGGGCTGAACTTGACTTTGACATCATTGACACGCCTGGAATAGCAACAAAGGTTGACTACAAGAACTTCCTTGAATTTGGGCTGTCAGAGCAGGAGGCCAAGGAAAGGGCCAAGGAAGCCACCAAGGGGATAATTGAGGCAATAAAATGGCTCGATGATGTTACCGGCGTACTCCTTGTCATGGATTCATCACAGGACCCTCTGACACAGGCGAATATAACAATAATAGGGAACCTTGAGGCGAGGAAGATACCCTTCCTCATAGTTGCAAACAAGATAGACCTTCCAGAGTCATCTCCGGAGAGGATCATATCGGTTTTCCCCCAGCATACGGTTGTCCCTATCTCAGCACTGCACGGTGAAAACACAGAGGACCTTTACATGCAGATGGTTAAAAAATTCAGGTGAGGGGTTAAAATGGATGGCTTGAAAATGGATTTTCTTTCATCAGAGGCTCTTGAGGATAAAAGCAGCATGGAAAAGATCTCAATGATCATAGACCGTGTAAAGGATGGGGACATACTGGTTCTGGAGGGAAGTCTTTCACCCTCAGAGGAGGCTGAACTCATAGAGACCACCATGAGGGAGATCGACATTGAAAACTTTGTGGGAATAGACATATACACACTTGAAAAGGATGAGAAGGCATTTCTGGGACTCTCAAAGAGAAGGACAGTTGGACTCACCATAATAGGACCTGCCAATGTCATGCGAACAGTTAAGAGGAAGTCAAACTTCCTCTCAATGATTGCAGAGATCGGTGATTCAGGTGCATCAGTGCATTAAGTGCGGGGAGAAGTTCAGGTCTTCAGAGGAACTAAAGAATGGATGTCCAAAATGTGGAAGCAGGTACTTCAGGTATGTGGCCGACAGGAGGGACCCTGAACCGGTTGGGGACCCCATTGAGACCATAATGGTCAGGAAGAACGGTATATATGAAGTTAACCTAACATCCCTACTTGAGGATGACTCCATAATCGTCTCTGATGAGGAGGGCAAATACTTCATTGACCTGAACTTCCTGCTCAAGAAGAACCTTAAGAGAAGGGTTAAATAACCTAATCTCCTGTAACAATGTCACCCTTCCCAGGTGGAAGGACCCTTACAAAGTCCTCAAGCTGGAATAGATTCTCAGGATCAACTTTTGCCTTTATGGCCTTTGCAAGAGCCTCTTTCTTGGTATAACCCGGTTTTACCACGACAAAATTATCTGTCCTTTTTTTCACCGCTGATGGGGGGCCACACATCACCCTCTCCCCATCGTGGTCCACCACACCAACAGCCACCTTGAGGGGAACACCCCTCATGTAATTCCTGGAACCCCGTATGATGAAGGCCCCCCTGGCAACGAATTCACCGGACCTGGGAGTCTTCGAAACCTGTTCTGGATGGACCCAGTAGACATCCAGGGAAGTGAACCCCCGCGTCCAGGCACTTGAAAATGACGCTGCAAAAACCGCGGCTTCCTGAATGGTTGTTTCGGGGACCTCCTGGCCCTCACTTTTTATAACCACCGATGGGGCTCCATGGATATCTGAGTGTAGGTATATGTCCCTTGGCTCCATGTGCCTCTTCACCACCATCTCATTGGTGCCGGCGTCCCTTCCACCAATCACAAGGAAGTCGTCTGATGAGATGAACCAGCGGAATTTTTCAAACCAGCGGAGTTTCCTCTTAACCCTTTTCTGAGGAACCATGATGTTTCTGAGGGCATCGTCCCTTCTCTTCTCAACCCTCTCAATTTCTCTCTCTGTTTTCTCGATTGCCTGAAGCACACCCTTTATTTTTCTTTTGGCTTTCTTGGCCTTTTCATAGTAGACCTCTGCGTTCTCTGGAACCCCCAGCTTCGGGTCAATCCTTATCCTTTCACCGTCAATAAGAAGTGTCATGTTTCCCATCCCATCGATCTCCTGGATCATCTGGGCCTCCACCATTCCCTTACTGCGGGCATCAGCTATTATCTTCCGTATTTCCTTCCAGGAGTATTTTTCACGGGCATCCCTTATTGTTCTAAGCACATCCTCAACGGCTGCGTAGTGTGCATATAGGAGGTCACCCTTTCTTGTTGAGGTATCTATTGTGTCCTGGAATTTCTGGAGGGTCTCCCTCTGTATCCTGAGTCTTTTCCTGAATTTCTCAACCTCTCTCTCCCACTCAGCCTCATGGACCTTCCTGAGTTCCTCCCTGAATATTGAACTGAAGAACTCGTCTGCAGCCTCGTTGAAGGTTTCAAAGTACTCCCTCTCCCTATCACGGTACACCATGAGTTCAATGGGGACCACGTCACCCTCACCGTTCTTTATGATGTGGGGTCTGAATTTGAGATCCCTCAGCGGCTTGAAGAGTTCATTTATTGCAGAGTCAATTTTTTCTATCTCATCTCTGCTCAGGGTGCTGGCTGCTCTTTTCTTGTCGAGACCGGACCTCAAAATGATCTCCTCTGCATAGAGGCCCCCAAACCCCTTTCTTGCAAGGGTCCTTATGAGGTCGGTGTCTGAGTTTTTCAGCATCTCTTCAAGTTCACCCATCTCATATCTGAGGGGGTGGATGCCCCTTGATGGGGGGTACTCATATCTTTCACGGGACGCTATTCGGCGGTCACTCCAGGTTTTTCGTTTAAGGGGCAGTATTATCTCATCCTCCTGGTTCAGGAGTATTATGTTCCCCTTTGAGAATAGTTCCACCACGAGGGTGTATTTCTGCTCCTTCTCGATTTCTATCTCCACTATCCTGTCAAAGCTGTGCTGCCGGACCTCCCTCACGATTCCACCCCTGAGGTGCTTTCGGAGGAGCATTGGGAATGATGGTGGGATCTTTGGATTTTCAGGGGGATACTCTGTTCTGTGTATCCTGACACCTGCCTGCATAACCACATCCACCCTCCCCTCGCCCGGCACATGGAATCTGATTATCACAGTGTCCCTGAGGGGTTGATAGGCCTTATCCACCCTGGCACCTGTTAGAATATCATTGAGTTCCCTGGTAACTGCAAAAACATCAACGTTTGACATTGTCTTCATATTCAACACCTCGCAAGAAACAGAAGTCCGACGGCTTTAAGTATTTAATGATGGTATAATAATATCTTTCCATGGTTCGATGGAAAAGTTTTAAGACCATCAAGATAATAAAAACTCTCTGGAGGTTTTAATATGGATACTGATGCTAAAATGACTGCCCTTCATGTTCCTGCAGGTATAGTGGCTGCAGTGGTGTCATTTTACCTTTCAAATGGTTCAATAGCAGTTCTTGGAAAAAATCAGGCGCTCGGCACCTTTGCGGGCCTTGTAATTCTGTTGATTGTTGGGAATATTGCAGAAAGGTTATTCGGTAAGGAAGAGGTTGGGGGATTCAAGGGGTGGCTCTGGAGTGGTATAGTGCCATTTCTCTTCATCTGGTTCGTTGTATGGGCAATCCTGATAACCTCAACCACAATAACCCCATAGATTCCTCTTTTTCAACCACATAACTCTACAGATTCCTCTTTTTTCAGGCCCAGTAGAATATCCAGGCAAAGACGAATATAAGTGCAAGTACGAATATGAGGGGGGCTATCACACGGCTCACAGCAACGATTGAACTTATGGTTGATACGAGTTCCGTTGAATTGGTGGGGCCGAGGGTATTCAGACCCCTTATTCTGACGACCAGGCACCCTGCCCTTACCTCCTCAAGGTCATCAACCGCCTCTGAGACCGCCTTTTTGATCTCCTCTATGATATCATCCCTTCTGTGTTGTCCGATGGGGTTGTGGCCTCCTGAAAGGGTGTTCACAAAGTGGGTGTCGGTTGTCATAACCTCGGCTTCATCTATGTCCAGCTTCAGAAGTTCCTCCAGTATCTGGTCCCTGAAGCCCATGACCATGTTATTGGCGTCAAGGAGCACGTAGGCGGTCCTCTGTTCTCCGGCCTCAACCACCATGACCATAACTCCACTCTGTCCAATACCATCCTCCTTTGAGAGTCCATCCATTTTCCTCTGGGCACACCCAACCCTCAGCCTATGGCGGTGTGGAGGGCACTCAATGGAGTCCACAGCATCAAGTAGGTCGAACATTTCAGGGTTACCTGCAAGTATCCGGCCTGTTTCGCCCTGGAATGAGTTGTGACAGTCCACAACAACCACATTTTTTGATCCGCAGCGGCCCCCTGCAAGGTTCATCATTGAAAGTCCCACACCAAATTCTATGTCATCAAATCCACTGGGGGCCATTGTTGCAAGGATCAGCATGCCATCGCCAAGGAACTGGACCCCGATGGTGGCGCTGTTTCTGGTGTATCTCCTGAATTTACTGGCGCCCTCATGGTACTCCATACCATCAAGTGCCTCCCTGACGGCACCCTCAACCTTTTCCAGTTCCCTCACGGATACCGGGTTGAAGTCATGGGTTGAGGGGCCATGGGCCACCATTGTGAATGTGTCAAATCTCTCAGAGAGTATTGTGGGCATGTTGGCACCGCCTATGGTCCCTATTGGACCCGGGTGTACCGAGGGGCTTAT harbors:
- a CDS encoding DUF2073 domain-containing protein; amino-acid sequence: MDGLKMDFLSSEALEDKSSMEKISMIIDRVKDGDILVLEGSLSPSEEAELIETTMREIDIENFVGIDIYTLEKDEKAFLGLSKRRTVGLTIIGPANVMRTVKRKSNFLSMIAEIGDSGASVH
- a CDS encoding metal-dependent hydrolase, whose product is MKIQWFGHSAFEITSDDTKILIDPFISNNPVCSTAVEEFDPDVICVTHGHADHLGDAMEIADRSGAILIANHELSVFFGRQGLESNGMNIGGTVSIDGITIRMVDAKHSSDIDFTEEVTSGGSACGYIIETPEGKVYHAGDTGLFGDMRDVIGAIYRPEIALLPIGDRYTMGPEDASIAVEWIKPERVFPMHYNTFPVIEQDPEIFAEMVGKTSPDTEVVVLEVGGVYED
- a CDS encoding Era-like GTP-binding protein encodes the protein MANFFTNFLDKLLGRNKKLKIGLYGHPNSGKTTLANRMCEDWLGKPLGLTSEIPHETRTVYKQERITIERDGAELDFDIIDTPGIATKVDYKNFLEFGLSEQEAKERAKEATKGIIEAIKWLDDVTGVLLVMDSSQDPLTQANITIIGNLEARKIPFLIVANKIDLPESSPERIISVFPQHTVVPISALHGENTEDLYMQMVKKFR
- a CDS encoding DUF2070 family protein; translation: MSSTKNVTDLSKYIMTLPKTEISLLSMIFISFVVGAVGFIIDMVPGISVLHDILYGGTNGVLVLGFSSIMAGAITQPWVNSLGGRRMKMKQSMFLAFFSMMIFSLIYLGGCLASSLLQSDLILNSIILASAVIFAFRLLVIWGTSNISFTNSTLISSVQPVLIVSMNIVVAFLSLATNIGYFSVIGFLLKILVASAMLILAIYSFVMVVESPMRKNLGVGSLEFLSLFLSHITEDSPELESIFSEIGEPVDTLAGVVAFQRGSDIKALFISPSVHPGPIGTIGGANMPTILSERFDTFTMVAHGPSTHDFNPVSVRELEKVEGAVREALDGMEYHEGASKFRRYTRNSATIGVQFLGDGMLILATMAPSGFDDIEFGVGLSMMNLAGGRCGSKNVVVVDCHNSFQGETGRILAGNPEMFDLLDAVDSIECPPHRHRLRVGCAQRKMDGLSKEDGIGQSGVMVMVVEAGEQRTAYVLLDANNMVMGFRDQILEELLKLDIDEAEVMTTDTHFVNTLSGGHNPIGQHRRDDIIEEIKKAVSEAVDDLEEVRAGCLVVRIRGLNTLGPTNSTELVSTISSIVAVSRVIAPLIFVLALIFVFAWIFYWA
- a CDS encoding DUF5379 family protein — translated: MDTDAKMTALHVPAGIVAAVVSFYLSNGSIAVLGKNQALGTFAGLVILLIVGNIAERLFGKEEVGGFKGWLWSGIVPFLFIWFVVWAILITSTTITP
- the rqcH gene encoding ribosome rescue protein RqcH; the protein is MKTMSNVDVFAVTRELNDILTGARVDKAYQPLRDTVIIRFHVPGEGRVDVVMQAGVRIHRTEYPPENPKIPPSFPMLLRKHLRGGIVREVRQHSFDRIVEIEIEKEQKYTLVVELFSKGNIILLNQEDEIILPLKRKTWSDRRIASRERYEYPPSRGIHPLRYEMGELEEMLKNSDTDLIRTLARKGFGGLYAEEIILRSGLDKKRAASTLSRDEIEKIDSAINELFKPLRDLKFRPHIIKNGEGDVVPIELMVYRDREREYFETFNEAADEFFSSIFREELRKVHEAEWEREVEKFRKRLRIQRETLQKFQDTIDTSTRKGDLLYAHYAAVEDVLRTIRDAREKYSWKEIRKIIADARSKGMVEAQMIQEIDGMGNMTLLIDGERIRIDPKLGVPENAEVYYEKAKKAKRKIKGVLQAIEKTEREIERVEKRRDDALRNIMVPQKRVKRKLRWFEKFRWFISSDDFLVIGGRDAGTNEMVVKRHMEPRDIYLHSDIHGAPSVVIKSEGQEVPETTIQEAAVFAASFSSAWTRGFTSLDVYWVHPEQVSKTPRSGEFVARGAFIIRGSRNYMRGVPLKVAVGVVDHDGERVMCGPPSAVKKRTDNFVVVKPGYTKKEALAKAIKAKVDPENLFQLEDFVRVLPPGKGDIVTGD
- a CDS encoding Zn-ribbon domain-containing protein, with the protein product MHQCIKCGEKFRSSEELKNGCPKCGSRYFRYVADRRDPEPVGDPIETIMVRKNGIYEVNLTSLLEDDSIIVSDEEGKYFIDLNFLLKKNLKRRVK